One Lycium barbarum isolate Lr01 chromosome 5, ASM1917538v2, whole genome shotgun sequence genomic window carries:
- the LOC132642306 gene encoding heavy metal-associated isoprenylated plant protein 23-like, translated as MGLGGTLEYISDMMSSGHKSNKKKKQFQTVELKVRMDCDGCELKVKKALSSLSGVTSVEINRKQQKVTVTGYMEANKVLKKAKSTGKKVEIWPYVPYNLVAQPYAAAAYDKKAPPGYVRRVDQNPTTGTVSTFVDPAYVTMFSDDNPNACSIM; from the exons ATGGGTCTTGGAGGAACTTTGGAGTATATTTCAGATATGATGAGCAGTGGTCATAAATCCAATAAGAAGAAGAAACAGTTTCAGACAGTGGAGCTCAAAGTCAGAATGGATTGTGATGGATGTGAGCTTAAAGTCAAGAAAGCTTTGTCATCATTAAGTG GAGTTACATCAGTGGAGATAAACAGGAAACAGCAAAAGGTGACAGTAACAGGATATATGGAAGCAAACAAGGTGCTAAAGAAGGCAAAATCAACAGGAAAGAAGGTTGAGATTTGGCCCTATGTTCCCTACAATTTGGTGGCTCAACCCTATGCTGCTGCTGCTTATGACAAGAAGGCTCCTCCTGGTTATGTTAGAAGGGTGGATCAGAACCCAACCACGGGAACAGTTTCAACATTTGTGGATCCTGCATATGTTACCATGTTCAGTGATGACAACCCTAATGCTTGCTCCATCATGtaa